atacacccccacttccaccactggcttTACTGATACTAAACCTAACATACAATGTAAATCTAACTGTATCACATTTGATTGAGCAGAACATAAAACCAGTCAGTTTTTTGTTTGTCTGCTATCAGTGCATGTATGAATGTATTAATGGTAAGAAAATGTCCTCCATAATCACTTTatctacaaaaataaataaacacaactaAACTCCATTTGGAATAATCTCCTGAAACTTCTACATGCATACTCTATTTCTGAATGATGTTAGTAGTTATAATATGTTAAGCAAATCATTATGCATAGTAGCTCTTTAACAGGAACAAATCTCACATAAATGAAAGTACAAACATTTGATGCAGCAAGAGTCAACGGTACACTAGTTTGTACATATTTTCTGTAAGGTAAGTATTGTTAGTAAAATTGTAACCATATTACTGTTTTGCTATATATTTTGAATGGTTAGGTATTTGGTTTTTGACATAATGATTGATAATGATAAAGATAATTACACAactgataataaaatataacctcaatcaatttttttttgcaattttaaaattCCCTTTGTAATTATGATAATATTATTTTAACGTATTTCCCACTGCCTTTGTGCTGGCTCGCTGAGCTTCAGGCTGACTACCTGACTTGTGGAGCTTCAATGACTTCTGTCACCCTTTTTCTCCTGGTCAGTTAGGGGGGAGCAGTCATCAACACTTAGCTCAGTGGGTCAAGCCAGTTGAGGAGTTAACAAAATTCTTGAGGAAattttaaataaaggaaaaaagtTGTCCAACACTCTAAATCTTCTTCGCAGTTCTTAGGCCACTTGACGTGGGTCGTTGCTTCCTTGAATCCATCTAGTCGAGATGAGATTTTGCAGCTTTTGGATACAGCCAGGGTAAGTAATGCTCTCATACACCAGTTTGCATagcgtattttgcattaaattgttcTGTGCATGGCTATAAAGTGGGTGCATTCATTGCTCCTATGCAGACTTGTATGATTCTAGTACTTACTTCCACCTGTGTCTGGAGAGGCGAATAGGGGAGAGAAGATGCATGGAAACACAGGCCTAGTACACTAACGGCGTATTGACGCAAAATTGGCTCATGCCGACTTGCAGAAAGCacgcatgtatgtatgttttgcacctgcaaatacatgctgataaTGATATCATAAATATTGTAAACCAGGCAAATATGCTATTGATGTAGAGGGGGACGCATCTCGAGATATGGGTGGAAACACACTTGctttctgtgcttttttttaagAGTAAATTACTCCCGTTTtacatccaactctgcatcagaccTTTTATCCTTAAAATTGCCTACAGCCCTTTCACCACGCAGAGAGAGACTGTGCCAgggtacacacacagccccaaATAATATAGCATAAACCTCTAGCCATTTCCCAAGTATTTTGTACACCACTAATCATATTGCTCTAAATAAGATCCATTAACTTCTGTGAAATGCAACCAAGACTGATGCACTTACTGTAACCTACATTACCTAAATTACTATTAAGGAAAAATGTAGGTTAGGGAGCATTTGTAGTAATGATCACCCAATAATAAAATCTCCCAGTACACTGTAAGTATTACTACTATTGATCATCCCACTTACTTGACTGTGAAACAATCACTCTTTCCAGTTTCCCATTGGACAAATGacatgtgtctctctctctctctctctctctctctctctctctcattctcttctCTTTCTGTGCTCTGCAGCAGCTAAAAGAACTCCCGCTACACTCCACCCCCGAGCAAGACAGCATCCTCAGTATGTCTGCTCGTAGTCTCTTACTGACCTGGAGAGACAACGAGGAGCTGATTCTGCGGATTCCCACTCATGAGATCGCTGCTGCTTCCTACGTTAGGGACGATTCTCTTCACCTGCTAGTCCTCAAAACAGGTGTGAGAAGCCAGCTGTCTGTTTCCTGCATGGAGTGTGCAATTTATCCTGTGCCAGGATCCTAGAGATCACAAAATACACAATAGTGACGATAGTTCTAGAAACAGTCCATATTAACCAACATGTCTGCTTGGATCTAGTTTTTCAAATGTAGATATTCCTGCAAACAAGGGGAAAACTAAGGGAACATTGAGAGCCAAGACGTTGGttacaaatataattatatgtttCATATACAGGTATTTTTGACACCACATTCCTTGTGAGTCTGACAAGAGCCTTACATATCAAATCTATGTTGTTAGGGGAcactgctccttctactatctaACTCTCAGACTCTTCATTTTTccccattctcctcctcactttATGGCACTGGGACAGTGCCATAATGTGTGGAGGAGAATGGGGAACAATTAAGAGACTGTCACAGGGACTGTCACATtctgctctgtcctcactaacataatcacaccaGTAGTCAGGCCACAGGCTCCCACAAGAACAGCTCATTCatctgaaatattctgtgctgaGAGTGTTCTATCCCCATCAACTTCAAAACAGGACCTATGGGCGCTTAGGAGATGAAGACTGATCATACTGACATGGACCTTAAAAAGCACTTTATAAACATCAAATGTATGGCCATCCTAATGATCTATTTTCCTGTTAAGAACACTGTATGATCTAAAATTCTTGTTTGTTCTATGTCAATGTAATGTATCATGGTAGTAAGTAATAATGTTCATTAACAATGATTATTTGTTGCTCTATTGGTGAATTCAcactttattttctcttttcttcaaaTTGGAAAGATTGTATGTAATATTGAGCATAACACTGATTTGTTTTCTCTAGCAATGAAAGATGGGTTATCTGGAAATGGTTAAgaactatttgtttttttattaagcaAATCCATTGTGCAGTGTTGCACAGAATAGCAAATTGTCAATGAAGCCTTTGGGTGAAGCGAATTACATTTAGCTTTTAAAGACTAAGTTTAGCCAATGCCCACACTGTACCCTACAAGTAGAACAAGAAGGGGTCCTATGTAAAGGACTGTGCTCTGCAGAGCACCCAATCATGTCAATGCAATGACAGTATTTTACCCTGGCTTGGACAACTGCTAACAGTTCCCACTTAAAGAGCACTTTGTCAATTTCTAATGTGGATGCTGATTGGAGAATCTATATTGGCTCTGTGCAGTCAGCGCCTGTGTTAGAATCTGACTTGAAGCATGTTGCACCTCCCTCTTTCCTGCTTGATGTAGGAGCAAGAAGCTTTGGGGTATTAACGTTGGGTGAATTCTTCCAAACAGTCATTAGCATTCCCCTGGTTATGCTATTTGGGGAGCAGTGATGTAGGCTAAAAGTTACCCTTTGTGTAAAATTATCTTTTAACTCTTCAATTTCCAGACAACATGGCTTAGAGGGAACAGTATTCTCACATATATGATCTTTTCCTTAGGACTTGGACTGGACCCAGTGACAGCCACAGGCAGTTTGGAAAGAAAACCACCAGTTGGAAAAGCTGATAGAAGTCAAGGTGGAGACAGAGCAGGCTCCAAACCTGTAGGGGGTGGTATGGAGAGGCGGCATACTATCTGCAGCTTGGATTGGAAGATGGCACACAGGTCTTCAGACGGACGACCCAAGGGTGGGGGTAGCTTGGAAAGGAGTGGAGCAAAGCAAGATAGCGGCAGCTGGGAAAAGAGGTGTGGGCGGCAGGCCTGCAATAACTGGGAAAGGAGAATGACGTTCAGTGGCAGCTGGGAGCGAAGACAGCCCTGTGGAGGCAGCTGGGAGAGAAGACAGCCCTGTGGTGGGGGCAGCTGGGAGAGAAGACAGCCCTGTGGTGGGGGCAGCTGGGAGAAACGACAGCCCTGTGGGGGCAGCTGGGAGAGACGACAGCCCTGTGGGGGCAGCTGGGAGAGGAGACCTGCAGGGCAGAATCCATTAGATCCCAAGGTGCCAAGCCCAGATGCTTACTGCAATTTGATAATCCTGGCTGTAGAGAATAGAGTGAGTTGGGATCTACAATGTATTACTATTACAGATGTTCTACCTTCAGCTGACTACATTTTATTGGTTGGTCCAAACCCTTCAGCACCTTAGTCTACATACATTGTTTTTTTCCTATATTTACTTATGTccttttcagccatgtatttatgtCATCAGTCAGATTTGTTCTTTCTCATTGCCCTTAGATATGACACAGCTCTGCTTAACTGCTTTGTGTTGTATCTCATATATGTGTAAATAAACAGTTCTTATAGATGAGAAGACATGTCTGAAGAGCATAGAAGGAAGATAAAGCAgtttatttagaaataaaagtTTCAAGGGGCTGTACAAACCATTGTTATGTATTTCCCATTAGACTCCATGTTACCCTGCTAATATAGGCAGGTGCTGCCCTTGCCTATATATCATCGTGCCCACATTTCACATTGTTAAACCATTCTTCCTTACTCAGATCTACACCTTACACAATAACTACACTCACTTTGTCAGTACATGGAGGGAATACCAATGTCCCTTATCTAATTGTGTCAGAAACTCATCTGTAAGCTGTTCTTCCAAAACTCAATTTGAACCCATGTTCTGTATCCTCTCAGGACGCCGCAGAGGAGTCATGTGCTCTCATCTGTCAGGTATTCCAGATGATCTATGGAGACCAGAGCATTGAATGTGTGGACAGGGCTGGTTATCATTACACATCACCGCCTGAGAGGCCATGGCTGTCTCGCTGTAAGATATGAGTTTGGGACAGGGATGTCGGGCTCTGCAATGTTCCGCATGTAATGTTTTGCTAAAGCTCCTTAGTGTATAAGGTGTATTCTCATAACTTAGTGCTGCCATTACCTATACTTTTGAGGCAGCCAGTTTGTCAGCTGAACCAGTAAAGCGATGACAGAGAGtagataggctgtattctcatcaATATTGATTCAgaccacaagatggctgcctccactgagtGTAGGTGACAGGAGCTCATTAAGGTTATTCCCATGCTATTATATTTCAGGTGACAGCTCACACACGGATGGGACATTTTCATATGATGCCGACTTCAGCTGTTGCAGCTCTTTGTAAGTTTAGTTTATGCAACAATCTTAAAAAATGGGCATATTCTGAAAAAGAGACGGTATAGAAACTTTTGCCTTAACATGTCTTTAGGATCGCCCTTATTTTATTACTGCTATGTCTGCCTTTTCTGATCTAATGAGTAAAAAGAGCATGATTTAGCTGGCATGTATAatagataaatataattttttttgccttataaaAATGGCACTATTAAAAAAGTAGGAAATGAACCTGTTTTCTTAAGAAAGCATGGCAGAAGTCACAAAGGCAAAAACACCCTAATAGAATAAGGTATACATTGCATAGTCATTGcaaagatattttttaaaaacaaatttagatTCTTCTTGATGGAATATCCCTGattgtgtcattttgtagacttcTAGCTATATATGAAATGCTGCTGTAAGGCATA
The nucleotide sequence above comes from Mixophyes fleayi isolate aMixFle1 chromosome 6, aMixFle1.hap1, whole genome shotgun sequence. Encoded proteins:
- the CCM2L gene encoding cerebral cavernous malformations 2 protein-like isoform X1, which codes for MDQQTKKGKKALVSPIKRLVSLKSARRSAVRNSSYRRPLHSVPVIPPDYLLDPQILLHDYVEKEVKFLGHLTWVVASLNPSSRDEILQLLDTARQLKELPLHSTPEQDSILSMSARSLLLTWRDNEELILRIPTHEIAAASYVRDDSLHLLVLKTGLGLDPVTATGSLERKPPVGKADRSQGGDRAGSKPVGGGMERRHTICSLDWKMAHRSSDGRPKGGGSLERSGAKQDSGSWEKRCGRQACNNWERRMTFSGSWERRQPCGGSWERRQPCGGGSWERRQPCGGGSWEKRQPCGGSWERRQPCGGSWERRPAGQNPLDPKVPSPDAYCNLIILAVENRDAAEESCALICQVFQMIYGDQSIECVDRAGYHYTSPPERPWLSRCDSSHTDGTFSYDADFSCCSSFNGSHDTFEVHYSGESSPSFAVSEQSLTSGASDVDQSGVPLEQLQDYMITLRNKLAPVEIYRFACLLREYRLGMDVKEYCRELLQLYGENRKFLLLGLRPFIPDLDIGFFESFLESIGIRDGGILTDSFGRIKRSMSNTSASAVRNYDSCSPGSKSNCFNRMITDITHNIEALARDDEDDDDDDFL
- the CCM2L gene encoding cerebral cavernous malformations 2 protein-like isoform X2, translated to MDQQTKKGKKFLGHLTWVVASLNPSSRDEILQLLDTARQLKELPLHSTPEQDSILSMSARSLLLTWRDNEELILRIPTHEIAAASYVRDDSLHLLVLKTGLGLDPVTATGSLERKPPVGKADRSQGGDRAGSKPVGGGMERRHTICSLDWKMAHRSSDGRPKGGGSLERSGAKQDSGSWEKRCGRQACNNWERRMTFSGSWERRQPCGGSWERRQPCGGGSWERRQPCGGGSWEKRQPCGGSWERRQPCGGSWERRPAGQNPLDPKVPSPDAYCNLIILAVENRDAAEESCALICQVFQMIYGDQSIECVDRAGYHYTSPPERPWLSRCDSSHTDGTFSYDADFSCCSSFNGSHDTFEVHYSGESSPSFAVSEQSLTSGASDVDQSGVPLEQLQDYMITLRNKLAPVEIYRFACLLREYRLGMDVKEYCRELLQLYGENRKFLLLGLRPFIPDLDIGFFESFLESIGIRDGGILTDSFGRIKRSMSNTSASAVRNYDSCSPGSKSNCFNRMITDITHNIEALARDDEDDDDDDFL
- the CCM2L gene encoding cerebral cavernous malformations 2 protein-like isoform X3; the protein is MDQQTKKGKKALVSPIKRLVSLKSARRSAVRNSSYRRPLHSVPVIPPDYLLDPQILLHDYVEKEVKFLGHLTWVVASLNPSSRDEILQLLDTARQLKELPLHSTPEQDSILSMSARSLLLTWRDNEELILRIPTHEIAAASYVRDDSLHLLVLKTGLGLDPVTATGSLERKPPVGKADRSQGGDRAGSKPVGGGMERRHTICSLDWKMAHRSSDGRPKGGGSLERSGAKQDSGSWEKRCGRQACNNWERRMTFSGSWERRQPCGGSWERRQPCGGGSWERRQPCGGGSWEKRQPCGGSWERRQPCGGSWERRPAGQNPLDPKVPSPDAYCNLIILAVENRDAAEESCALICQVFQMIYGDQSIECVDRAGYHYTSPPERPWLSRCDSSHTDGTFSYDADFSCCSSFNGSHDTFEVHYSGESSPSFAVSEQSLTSGASDVDQSGVPLEQLQDYMITLRNKLAPVEIYRFACLLREYRLGMDVKEYCRELLQLYGENRKFLLLDRVEAFHP